Below is a window of Impatiens glandulifera chromosome 2, dImpGla2.1, whole genome shotgun sequence DNA.
TCGAtctctttcttttgttttaagCATTCATTTACTTGTCTTTCAGGAGTTGTTATTTTTTCCTATATTTTTGTTGTTCAATCTCATTGCCTTTTTCTTAATTCTTCTGTCTTCTGTAAACCCACTAGATCACTTTTCTATAGTTTATAAAATGATCTggaaataaaaattagtaaatatatattaacaatattttgaaaattaatcaaataaagtaCTATTGTTTACATTACATACAAAATTGTCAGGCAAgcacataattattttaaaataagccTTAAATGATTAGACGTTCCCTTTACTGTACATGTGCATGCGCacttttaacaagttttttttgtGAGTAAGAGACCCcatttaaggaaaaaaaaataagacgaTAATCATGAAAATTAGAAcatataaattgatttatttgtttttattttattagtatacctatatataatatttatggcTTAATAATGtgtttgtataaattaaattatttctaaaattagtTTAGgcatttatgaaataaattacagGATACATATTTATTGCAGAataatacttgaaaaaaaatagattaatgcAATTGTGATTCTATGAGACCAAAAGACCTACTTAAAATACTTtaagttaaaacaaaatttgttatcgtaaatttattagtttttacataataataataataataaataaataaattgcaaTGGAGTCGAATATTCTTTAACATCATGAATAATCAGTTGTAAGTATGGTAATGATTGATctggttggttcaccaaaatgtctaattatccaacgGGTGTAgcattttaaagtattttattcTACATGAAAAAGTTTTCGTAAACAGTTTAGATTCATTGTTGGGATAATTTTTCAACTAGATTTTGGGACGACATTTGATGTAGTGTCAATAGTCTAGTTACGACGTATCATGAACTTGCTTCAATTGATATATGTATAAATGTCACATTTAAGAGCATGTTTGATCCTCGGTCAAGTGGTTTTGCTAGtcgaattaaatataaaagaagattaaacattatggagacttcatcccataatagagttttatttttggtatAACACAAACAAATATCCCCACctgaacaagacgttatgcgttgacaaAATATTGATAGTTTTCATGTGGGGCATTActacaagttgttcgctaaaATGATTTCATATACTGTTTGCTGGGaaaactttgggagtcaaagGATCCATCCAAGATCTCGTTATTTGGATGAAACGTTATTCGCGGTGGAACTCTAAGGGTGATATATATgtgtatgaaaaaatattatattatggttagtcgtatgtATCACGAAGATGTTGAATCagcaactcacttacttttgcattatcGAAGGATGATTAAcatttgaagtcttttgtggagtattactgagaatcattgggtgatgcccgagtctttgAGTAGTTGCTAGGAAGTTTGAATTGATGCAGTTAATATGACATGCCTACATATTTAGGTTACTATATCAATTATTTAGACTATCCAAATAActtggttatttgaaaaataataattaatgataattttgagaaagtggagatttttttggtaaaaaaatagttaaatggtattaatataaaatgataaaataaaaataataaataaaaataaagagtattttaatattttgtaatgaattgaatgatatgataaaatatgagaatgatatgatatttttgggttatgattatttaaataaagaaagagaatattaaggccttgtttggatttgagttttccaaataactcaATAAATTCAATTATCACTTCACTCTCCCTCTCATCcatcaaattaatcaatttattaactaaaatattaaaatattatatattttaaattataattattcattttatttatatatatcaataacttttaaatctttttaaaaaaaaaaaatataataataacctcACAATCATAAccaataatcattttttctcctccagttatttaaataacctgcaCCAATCAAGCCCTAACTTACACAGTTACACTAGCTTAGTTTTATTGAATCATAATGTCTTGTCTAACTTGATATATGATTTACCATAGTTAGATATGTACTTTTgttcatttatattttctaaaattggtaactattattttgaaatgtacttttttcattaaattttctaaaaatggtAACTATTATTTAGACATGTATTTCAATAAGTTTCAATTAGATACAATAAATATCAtcccataataataataacatatatagaCTTCAACCTCAACTTAATACACTTTAGATAAAAATATCGAACACTAGGGACTTTTGAAATcttatttatcattattgtCTTGCATCTAAGGCCTTGTTttctttgggttttttaaaaaactcatccaaaattaatttgccaattaatcattttttaacaATCAGATcgctcatttcattaaccaaaatactaaaataccctctattttaaattattattttttattttattcatatatatcaataccttttaagttttttttaacaaaaataatcatcagCACCTCAAAATCACCACCAATCATTACATTTTTCCCTCTgtagattttttcaaaaatctcaatccgaacaaggcctaagttaTTTTATTGAGTTGATTTTAtgattactattataaatatttttatatttataaaatataagagtATGTTTGGATTagtggaattggaattagaattagcattgaaattccaattctaatttcatgagaattgacatgaaaaattataaaattgtaattcaatctcaattcctatgtttgggaaaattatagaattgtaattcaatcacaattcttatgtttgtaaaatagagtatattaaaaatatcggttcgacattttaatttcctaaattcaaaaataaaatattggttcaaaatgttaacttcttaaatatgttttcacgtttttggcacgtttaacacgattttgacatgtttaacacgtttttgacatgtttaacacgtttttgacatatttaacacgtttaacacgtttttaacatgtttaacacatttaacatgttttttttacgttttcatcacgttttttacatgtttaacacattttcacacttaaaacacattttcacatatttaacatgtatttcacatttttgtcacgtttaacacgtttttaatatttttaatacgtttaacatgtttccacacgttttgataaatttaaaaagtttttggcacgtttaacatgtttttcacatgtttaacatggttttcatgtttttggctcgtttaacacgtttttggcatgtttaacacgtttttcgcatgttttatacatttttggcacgtttaacacgtttttaagatatataacacgttttgacacgtttaatgcatttttgacacgtttaatgcgtttttgacaaatataacacattttagcacatttaacctATTTCAgcacattaaacacattttggtatatttaacacgtttaacacatttttcatgtttttggcatgtttaacacgtttttcacatttttggcacgtttaacacattttagacattttaacacgttttggcacaattaatacgtttttgccacatttaacatatttgataagttttaacacgtttttggcacgtttaatatatttttggcacgtttaacacatttttgacacatttaacacgtttttcacattaaacgtgtcaaaaatatgttaaacatgccaaaaatgttaaacatgacaaaaacataaaaaaaacatgttaaacgtgtcaaaacatgttaaatatgtaaaaaaatgtattaaatgtgtcaaaaacgtgttaaacgtgtcaaaacatgttaaacatactaaatatgtgaaaacgtgttaaatatgccaaaaatgtgtcaaaacgtgaaaaacatgtgaaacatgtcaaaaatatgaaaaacgtgacaaaacgtgaaaaatgtgttaagcgtgtcaaaaacgcgttaaacatgtcaaaaacatgaaaaacatgttaaacgtataaaaatatgttaaacatgtcaaaaacatgaaaaatatgttaaacgtgtcaaaacattttaaatgtgccaaaaacgtgtgaaatgtgttaaacgtgtaaaaaacacgttaaacgtgccaaaaaagtgaaaacatattaaacgtgtgaaaaacattttaaacgtattaaaaatatgttaaacgtgttaaaaacgtgttaaacatgtcaaaaacatgaaaaacatgttaaacgtgtcaaaaatatgaaaaatgtgttaaacgtgtcaaaacatattaaacgtgccaaaatgtgttaaatgtgttaaacatgtaaatacacgttaaacgtgccaaaaacgtgaaaatatattaaacgtgtgaaaacatgttaaacgtgttaaaaacatgttaaacgtgacataaacgtgataaacgtgtttaatgtgtgaaaacatgttaaatatgtcgtaatcgtgaaaaacgtgtaaatgtgccaaaaacgtgaaaaacgtgttaaacattccagaaaagtgaaaaacgtgttacatttatcaaaaatgtgaaaaatatgttaaacgtatcaaaacgtaccaaaaacgtgttaaatgtgccaaaaagtgtgaaaacatgttaaacgtgttaaaggtataaaaaatgtgaaatcatgttaaacttacaaaaaaaaacgtgttaaacgtgccataaacgtattaaacgtgtcataaACGTGTTAATTGTgccataaatgtgttaaacatgtcaaaaacatgttaaacatgcctaaaatgtgttaaacgtgcgtaaacgtgttaagcgtgttaaaacgtgtcaaaaacgttcGAAATGAATTAAAACGAGTTACATacttattaaaactaaaaacgtattaagtgagtcaaaacatgttaaatgaataaaatatttgttaaataagttaaaaatgtgttgaataagtaaaaaaaatggaattacaatttcgacctaaaaagattgaaattgagaactataaaattacactatattgaattccattggaattctaattccaatttttaatattaaagtgtctaccaaacataagaattggaattggatcatcaaattctaattccaatgccaattttAGGGTTACCAAACACATCCTTAAtgattcaatttaatttattttttttaatattcatttaataaaattaaaatcttttaagCACGAccaaacaatataaaataaaataaaatgatttaaaaaaacataaatacaattaattggttaaaatgtcTTAAAAAAGATGAATAATATCTCCACACGAATCCACatgttttcaatatttattcttcGACATCATCATTATAATACCATTCATCTATGTAATCTTTAACGAGTCAATTTCTTTCAACTAAAAAGTCCATCAACAATTTAGGGTGAAAGCTTTAGTCGTTAAATGTTTCCAAGTTTTTTCAACTAGAAAGTTCACAAGCAAATTAGAGTGATATAGATCCATCTTACAAACCTCGCTCTTTTAGTCGTCTAATCCATGCCTCTCAATAACCACTGACGGTCTCTGAAAGAACTTATTAGATTCCAatcaaattttacaaaaaaaaaaacttcatgtAATTGTAAAAAACGTGACAATATAAAAGAATGTGAGAAACGTCTCCATATTCTTATAACAAATACGACTCATAATAATCATATCATTTCGTATACATCTATCAGCAGTGATAATTCTGTAATGAATAACATTATGACCAAAAAATGATATCTTGGTAAGCATATTAGactctcataattttttttaacaaagatCAATCGAACTGACTTTATTGAAAAAAGTGTAATAAGGTctcatataaaaattattcagAACACGTTACCGCATTAAATCCAAAGAATACATGTTTAACACTTTATTTCTAATTATGAACAATAGTCTATAATGAAACTTGTTTTCCTCTCAAACAAAACCACTAAACTTAatgtcaaacatattttttaacaattcaaTATCTACAAATTGAAATAGTAAATGAATTTACTCAATAATGCTTATCTATGTTGATCTACTCTCATCTTTATCTTTTAGTTATCCTTTTCATCTACTAAGAAATATGATTAAAACAAAAAGTTAAGAATTGGCATGtaaattttttgttaaatttttacaAAGAAAACACCAAGTCTTTCACAAATACTAAGTATATGTGCTCTTTGAACCATTAATTAGAAACAAGCAGATACATAGAAGTTCATATGGGTtcaaatgtttaaatatatagCTCACTAAATACCCATTGAAACATTGAGAAACACACTCACGACAAAGGGAGTGGATCATATGGATAGTAACGGGGAGTTGGCTCGGGCTCATGCCGATCTTTGGAAGCACTTGTTTGGCTTCTTACCCTCAGCCGCACTAAATTGTTTAATCGAGCTCGGTGTACCCGATTTGATCCAGAATCATGGCAAGCCCATGACCGTCTCTGAGATTGTTGGGGAGCTCTCCATAACAAATCCCATCAAAACCTGCTGTCTCGGTAGCATGATGGACATTTTGGCTCACTCGGGTTTTCTTTCTCGAGAAGCTAAAGGAGTAGAGGACGAGGATATTGCCTACTCCCTCACAACTGCTTCGCGTCTCCTCTTGAAAGACGAACCCCTCAATTTAAGACAGTTCGTGTTCTACTTACTTGGTAAAATTCTGGCAGGCCCATGGCCGTTGTTAGGCCAATGGCTAAAGAATGATACCCCGACTGTCTTTGAAACTTGTTATGGAATCCCGTTTTGGGAATTGGCTACAAAGTCTGATTTTGGTCCTTTATTTAATGAAGCCATGGCTGTGGATTCTCGGCTAATAGGAGAAATATTAGTCAATGAATGCAAGGCAGCGTTCGAGGGGTTGGCATCGATCGTGGATGTGGCGGGAGGCACGGGGACACTGGCGACCATAATAGCAAAAAACTTTCCGACCATCAAGTGCAAAGTGTTTGATCTCCCACATGTTGTGGCTGGCttacaaaataataagaatCTAGAATTCATTGGAGGAGATATGTTTGAAGAAATTCCTCATGTTCATGTTGCCTTGCTAaaggtaaaattttaattataatcatGCATGCACATTTCCTCCTTCACACATAACATTTAGATTGGTTTTAACATGGGTGCAAttctttgttgaaaaaaaaaagaatattctacaCGATTGGAGTGACGAAAAATGTATAATGATATTGAAGAAATGTAAAGAAGCTATCTCGGAGGGTGAGGAGAAAAGTGGAAAGGTTATGGTCATAGAAATGGTTAAGAGGGAAGACGATACGGTTGATTATCAATTGGTGCGAGTGCGACTAGCCATGGATGTGCATATGACTTCTTGTGTGAATGGGATGGAGAGAAACGAGAAAGAATGGGCGCATCTTTTCTTTGCTGCGGGCTTTACTACTTACAAAATCACTCCAATGTCTGGGCTCATATCTCTCATTGAGCTTTTTCCTTAAGTTCCTATAATCATCTAGTCTTgatatattattcaataaaatttgtTGAATTTGTTATTAATGTTCCAACTTTAATCATTAGATCTGGAGTATTGGAAGGGATGAGTACTCTTTTGTGTTCGTCCTTTTTCCTTAACTCATTTTCCCTATTTTCGTTTCAATGTGAGTGATATAAATTGTATGTTccttaactatttttttttcctattttggtTTCAATGTGAGTGATATAAATTGTATGTTTTAAATGTACTTGATAAcagaatattatttaattatatataataataataataataataataataatgtttcatGTGAGCCAACTTTAATAAACTAAGATAATGGTGTACTTATAAatcaagttatttttaaataaaataaaataagatatgaGATGGAAGAatggatatattaatatttttatttaattatttatatatattttagtttaaatgttCCTGTAATATTTGttcaatttcttattttaataaattttatttggtaGATTATAACTGTAAAAATTAAGTCACAAGAGTGTATATATTGTCATTTATGTCTAGTTGTTTATTTTCTCTAAAAGTATGACGGtgaaaatgaaaagaataatgtgtaaatttctgTAAGAatcttttaactaattattttgttatttagttAGTTGAgaaaatgttaaatgttttaatatcAAGTATGTCTAGATatatattcgagatcttatttattttaataaagttattttatcaaaatgatATAGTAGATTTGCAATGGAGCTGAATAGTCTTTGAGATCAATAATTAAATGTAAGTATGATAATGATTTGTCTGGTTGATTcaccaaaatttcaattatccagcaggttttaataTTTGGAggataatttatattatgtggAAAAGTTTTCGTGAGCATTATAGATTTATTGTGGGGATAGTTCTTCAATTAAATTTTGGAACGACATTTAATTTGTAGGGTTAAAAGTCTAGCTAGACGTATCTTAAACTTACTTTCATTACTATATGTATAAAtgttacaattaaaaaataggtttgctaataatacattttagttttacattttattcaatttcGGACCAGACGttcattatgtttttatattcattttttgttttatcaaTTAAGTGTTTTCtttgtatgtattttttttttaattctaatgaCACTTTAATGACTATAGTATTTACGGTTAAAAGATCTATGCATAATTGTTTTTAACAAATTTCATTTAAACCCCAAAACAAACATTGGATACTCAAATTCTAGTTTGCGTTATTGCAACTCTTttcacatataattttttttaatgcaaTGATAAAGAAACTTTTGGAATTATAGTTGGTTTATTATTTGCCACAAAACGAGATTCAAGTTGGAAGAATGGTAGCCACAACAAGTGTGAAGAACTATTCTTTTGGCTTTGAAATCCTTCAATTCTTATTTCTTTGCCCCATATAACATCCAAAAGAAGTCATATTTCTTGTTCAATTCAACAAATATGTTCTACATGTCCATTGATCTCAAAATTCTTTGTATCCTGGAACATGATCCAATCTATTCACATTTTGTAGGAGATACATAAACAAAGAATAACAAAACTAGAGAGGAATAGAAAGATTGAGGATCATATGAATAGCAATGGTGAGTTGACCCGGGCTCATACGCATCTTTTGAAGCAATTGTTTGGCTTCTTACCCTCTGCATCACTAAGATGTATAGTTGAGCTTGATATACCCGATTTGATCCACAATCATGGCAAGCCCATGACCCTCTCCGAGATTATTCGAGAACTTTCCATAACAAACCCCATCAAAACACGTTGTTTGGGCAGCATCTTGCGCATTTTGGCTCACTCCGGTATTATTGAGCAAGAATCTGTAGGATGTGGAGGAGACGAGATGCAGGTGGCTTACTCGTTGACACCTTCTTCTCGTCTCCTCTTAAAAGAACAAAATCTAAATATAAgacaatttataatgttttcaatGGGAAACATCATGGTTGCACCATGGATGTTGTTAAGCCAATGGCTCCAAAATGATGTGTCGTCTGCCTTTGAAACTTATCATGGGATGTCGTTTTGGGACTTTACTATTGAACAACCAAATTTTAGTAAGTTGTTCAACGAGGCCATGACTGTTGATTCTCGGCTGACAGCCGAGGCAATAATAGACGAGTGTAAGACAATGTTTGTTGGTTTAACGTCGGTGGTTGATGTCGGGGGAGGCACCGGGACTATGGCTACGATGATAGTGAAAAACTTTAGTAACATCAAGTGCAAAGTATTTGATTTGCCTCATGTTGTGGCTGGTTTACAAAATAGTGAAAATATAGAGTTCATTGGTGGGGATATGTTTGATGCAATTCCTCATGCTCAAGTTGTCCTCTTAAAGGTAAATATATTAACATACATTTCCATTTTACATGTTACATAGTTTCTTTTCATACCTATTTGtgaatttcttcatttttttttgttcaaacaaaaacaaatagtgGGTTTTACACGATTGGAGCGATGAGAAATGCGTAAGAATATTGAAGAAATGTAAAGAAGCTATATTGAATGACGATGAGAAAGGTGGAAAGTTGATGATAATAGAAATGGTGAAAGGGGAAGAAGACGAGGCGAACTACCCATTGCACCTAGCTATGGACGTTCAAATGTCGGCTTATGTGAATGGTAAGGAGAGGAGCGAAAAGGAATGGTCAGAACTTTTCTTTGTTGTCGGCTTTACTACATACAAAATAACTCCATTGTCGGGATTAAAATCACTTATAGAGGTTTATCCTTAACAAGTAATTTGTATTGGTATTCATTAAAACATAGAAAATACTTGGTTAATACTAAATTATATTAGGTTTTGTATTAGTTTATGGTTCATTTTCTTAAGCTAAAGATGTAAATACTAAATACATTGAAGCAAGCATAAGCATGTATAAGATTGTATGCATTATTTACAAAATTCTATGAATCCTAAAATAAgccccaaaattatttaatgtcTGTTTTTCAGGCCCAGCCCACTATTTCTTGTTTGGGCTTAGTGCTACCAAATATACTAAAGAcacaaaagatattttaatcatttgtgGAACacaaaagataaatttattaatacaaaaactttaacttttgaaaagaaaaaaaaaatccaagaaaattaattacaattgaAATTGGTAATAAATCATGATTTTGTTCCTTTCAATGTTTGGTTGAAGTTAAATAAGAAATACAATAGTTCCTTTAATTTATGGTGGATGAGATATTTATGAGCAATGGTAGTTTGCATCAcacattctaaattattattttggatATTTTATGTAGTGTCTTTATTATCTATTGGGTAAAGCCTAAATTGCATGAactcttgatttttttattaattatttagattgaGTGCAATTGTAATATTAATTACTTAAGATTCATTAACTAGCTGGTAGTTATTGCAGGATGGTTGTTGATGCTTATTTTAGTGTTGTTATTGAgtatatttgttatgttttcacaaacttttttatttattgaacatttttatgttatattttttagtgactaaagtttaattttactttttcaaaaaataatggCACTGGTATCCAAGCATGAATTGCACTTTTTTTTCAATGCTCTTGAAGTCTCCAACCACTTTGAAATCATAAACATTGAGccaatcataattttttttttacatttgcATAATATGGCTTCATTTGTAAACACTCTTCTTATATTTCTAACTCAAAtagtttgattataaaatattttcaaataggctGAATGAactgtaaatatatattattaataattaaaataatatatataatatttagatatctttattttctttcctcAACCCTAGGCTTAATTGAGGGGAAACTTGATATGACTTTTGCACTTTCTCTAACCCCAAAAAAGAGATGGAAATACTTTGACTATAAGCCCCACTTTTTCATTACCAAACCCAAAGCATTGAAATGGTATACACAACTACCCATTCTTTGGCTGCCTTGTTTGGTTTGGAATTTGGATTACTATTCTTGTTCGgtaggttttttaaaaaaaaatattggtttatttataaaaatgttgattttgaagttaggtatttttattttatttttaataagaaaatttaaagtctattgataaataataaaaaaaaaaatgagattattcagaaatatatattttaatgttgaaattatGAATGTAATTTATAGTAGTAGatccataaaattattttatttttgaaaatggtattttaattaataaataaaatgatgtttgattgtgattgaatttttttaagtaaactcaactaaataaattattatttttctcaaacatttatttctattaaattttgaattaatataatttatcatgAAAAATGTtcaatattgtttaatttatctaattttaagttattttatattttcaattacaaaatcCACTTAAAAGTATTTCCCTTAAAACATACAAACAAACAAGCTTGTTAATcaataatttgtgtttgtatttctaagattttaaacataattttttttgtagagtaatgatatatacagcaTCTTTGCATAGCACCTACttcatttggaaaaaaaaagagaaaatatatttaaaaaaaaataaaagagggagaaaaatattttctctttcttttcaaatGAAGTAGGTGTTATTCGAATgtgctgtatatatcat
It encodes the following:
- the LOC124924972 gene encoding probable O-methyltransferase 3, with the translated sequence MDSNGELARAHADLWKHLFGFLPSAALNCLIELGVPDLIQNHGKPMTVSEIVGELSITNPIKTCCLGSMMDILAHSGFLSREAKGVEDEDIAYSLTTASRLLLKDEPLNLRQFVFYLLGKILAGPWPLLGQWLKNDTPTVFETCYGIPFWELATKSDFGPLFNEAMAVDSRLIGEILVNECKAAFEGLASIVDVAGGTGTLATIIAKNFPTIKCKVFDLPHVVAGLQNNKNLEFIGGDMFEEIPHVHVALLKNILHDWSDEKCIMILKKCKEAISEGEEKSGKVMVIEMVKREDDTVDYQLVRVRLAMDVHMTSCVNGMERNEKEWAHLFFAAGFTTYKITPMSGLISLIELFP
- the LOC124924973 gene encoding probable O-methyltransferase 3, which codes for MNSNGELTRAHTHLLKQLFGFLPSASLRCIVELDIPDLIHNHGKPMTLSEIIRELSITNPIKTRCLGSILRILAHSGIIEQESVGCGGDEMQVAYSLTPSSRLLLKEQNLNIRQFIMFSMGNIMVAPWMLLSQWLQNDVSSAFETYHGMSFWDFTIEQPNFSKLFNEAMTVDSRLTAEAIIDECKTMFVGLTSVVDVGGGTGTMATMIVKNFSNIKCKVFDLPHVVAGLQNSENIEFIGGDMFDAIPHAQVVLLKWVLHDWSDEKCVRILKKCKEAILNDDEKGGKLMIIEMVKGEEDEANYPLHLAMDVQMSAYVNGKERSEKEWSELFFVVGFTTYKITPLSGLKSLIEVYP